A window of the bacterium genome harbors these coding sequences:
- the pncB gene encoding nicotinate phosphoribosyltransferase: MAAGYYFSGRADEIAHFELFIRGGGPNRIHARNYYVYAGLEAALDFIRGWGFSDDDVRYLKNLPALSHLDDSFFSLLRGLEFTGDVFSFPEGSVVFPDEPILRVRAPIIQAQLLETALLAIVNHQTTIATKAARVAHAARGRAVAEFGARRAHGLGAAEWGARAAYIGGCASTSNCAAGRRFGIPVVGTLAHSWIMSFESEQEAFEAYAGVFPDGIVLLIDTYDTLEGAKLAAGFGAKLKGVRLDSGDIAALSKEVRGILDAGGAKQAIIFASGDLNEDKISSLIEGGAPVDAFGVGTDLITSRDLPALGGVYKLVALENPLTGEMEYKRKLSRDKATLPGPKQVGRSTDADGFYAADLLLLYGEEPPQGYAPQHVKVLENGRALLEPPVTAEVRERAMGELAKLPPRLHERSAQPYPVEMGAALARLVADGVGC; this comes from the coding sequence ATGGCCGCGGGGTATTATTTCAGCGGCCGCGCCGATGAAATCGCCCACTTCGAGCTGTTCATCCGGGGAGGCGGGCCTAATCGAATCCACGCGCGAAATTACTACGTATACGCCGGGCTGGAAGCCGCCCTGGATTTCATCCGCGGGTGGGGATTTTCGGACGACGACGTCCGCTATTTGAAAAACCTGCCGGCCCTTTCGCACCTGGACGATTCGTTTTTTTCGCTCCTGCGGGGGCTCGAATTCACGGGCGACGTTTTTTCGTTCCCGGAAGGCAGCGTCGTTTTCCCTGACGAGCCGATATTGCGCGTCCGCGCTCCGATAATCCAGGCGCAGCTTTTGGAAACCGCGCTTTTGGCGATAGTCAACCACCAGACCACGATCGCCACCAAGGCGGCCCGCGTCGCGCATGCCGCGCGCGGGCGCGCCGTCGCGGAGTTCGGCGCGAGGCGCGCGCACGGTTTGGGCGCGGCGGAGTGGGGCGCACGCGCGGCTTATATCGGAGGCTGCGCGTCCACATCGAATTGCGCGGCCGGACGACGGTTCGGCATCCCTGTGGTCGGCACGCTAGCCCACTCGTGGATAATGAGCTTCGAAAGCGAGCAAGAGGCGTTCGAAGCCTACGCCGGGGTGTTTCCGGACGGCATTGTTTTGCTGATAGACACTTACGACACGCTGGAAGGCGCGAAGCTCGCCGCCGGATTCGGAGCGAAGCTGAAGGGCGTGAGGCTGGACAGCGGCGACATCGCCGCGCTCTCGAAGGAAGTGCGCGGGATACTTGACGCGGGGGGGGCGAAGCAGGCGATCATCTTCGCCAGCGGAGACCTGAACGAAGACAAGATTTCGTCGCTTATCGAAGGCGGCGCGCCCGTGGACGCGTTCGGAGTGGGAACGGATTTGATAACAAGCCGCGACCTTCCCGCGCTGGGCGGAGTTTACAAGCTTGTCGCGCTCGAAAATCCGCTCACCGGCGAAATGGAATACAAACGCAAGCTTTCGCGCGACAAGGCCACGCTTCCCGGCCCGAAGCAGGTGGGACGCTCAACTGACGCGGACGGTTTTTATGCGGCGGACTTGTTGCTTCTTTATGGCGAGGAGCCGCCGCAGGGTTATGCGCCGCAGCATGTCAAAGTTCTGGAGAACGGCCGAGCTTTGCTCGAACCTCCCGTCACAGCCGAAGTCCGCGAACGCGCCATGGGCGAGCTGGCCAAGCTTCCGCCGCGTCTTCACGAGCGGTCCGCGCAGCCTTACCCGGTCGAGATGGGCGCCGCGTTGGCAAGGCTAGTGGCCGACGGGGTTGGCTGTTAA
- a CDS encoding cysteine hydrolase, which translates to MKMKPIYIDIDTQHDFMDSDGALSVPGAAKLVPNIARLYAAARERGIPVIATMDAHSQNDPEFEEYGFPPHCVRGTHGQEKIPATIGMKNSLITREGTGELSYLPPQVIIEKVAFSVFTNPHAENLILRRVPQLAGITPGEAAYVVFGVATDYCVKAAAIGLAERGAKVFVVEDAIAPVEEESGKSAVDEMKSAGVVFISTDEALSLGTEE; encoded by the coding sequence GTGAAGATGAAGCCGATTTACATAGACATCGACACCCAACATGATTTTATGGACTCGGACGGAGCGCTTAGCGTGCCCGGCGCGGCCAAGCTTGTGCCGAACATCGCCCGGTTGTACGCGGCTGCAAGGGAACGCGGCATACCGGTGATTGCAACCATGGACGCGCACTCGCAAAACGATCCGGAGTTCGAGGAGTACGGCTTTCCGCCGCACTGCGTGAGGGGCACCCACGGCCAGGAAAAGATTCCCGCGACGATCGGAATGAAAAACTCGCTTATCACGCGCGAGGGAACGGGGGAACTGTCGTATTTGCCGCCTCAGGTGATAATCGAAAAAGTCGCGTTCAGCGTTTTCACCAATCCGCACGCGGAAAACCTGATACTTCGCCGGGTGCCGCAGCTTGCGGGCATAACTCCCGGCGAGGCCGCGTACGTGGTGTTCGGCGTCGCGACGGACTATTGCGTCAAGGCGGCGGCTATTGGGCTGGCGGAGCGCGGAGCGAAGGTTTTCGTGGTCGAGGATGCGATCGCGCCGGTAGAGGAAGAATCGGGGAAAAGCGCGGTGGATGAAATGAAATCCGCGGGCGTGGTTTTTATAAGCACGGACGAAGCATTGTCCCTGGGAACCGAAGAGTAA